DNA from Homo sapiens chromosome 1, GRCh38.p14 Primary Assembly:
TGACCCAAGGCCACATTCAGagattaacatttatttcttgaaCTTTTGGTGGGTTCAAGCTCTCAGCCAGACTTTTCAAATTCTTTATCCCAAGTACAAagtatgtttttgatttttttagaacAAAAGGGAGACCCAGAGATGTGCAGAATTCTGATGCACACATGGATTTCTCACCCTCCACACGTCCCTGTGGAGAGTTTAGGTGAGAGGGTGGGGGAACTTCATACCTTTGGGCAAGGAGCGCCCATCAGGGAAGGTGACGGGAGTGCTGAGCTCTCTGCCAATGCCTGGCACCGGTGGGTAGAGCCTCAGTGCCTCCTTAATGCACATGGTGGTGTAGGGCATCTGGTCCAGGTGGTTCCTGAAACAATTCCATCCTGAACACCAGCAAGGCCTGGGCAGACCAGGGGCCCCTGTGGAGAAGGCAGGGAACCCCATCTTTTGAGCCCTCACTCACCAGGTGATGGAGGCTCCATCACCCAGGAGGCTGTGGATCTCCTCCCGGCACCTCTCCTGATGCTTGGGGTGTGTGGCCAGAGCATAGAGGATCCAGGAGATCCCACTGGCTGTGGTGTCGTGGCCCTCAAACATGAACGTGTCCACCTCAGCACGGAGGTCCTTGTCTGACAAGATGCTCCCATTCTCCATCTGGGAAGACCGTGGTGAAAATGCAGGGCTTGTCTCTTGCTATGTACTTCTGGGCAAAGACTCAGGCCTCTCCTACACATACTCACTTTGGCCAAGAGGAGGATATCCAGAAAATCCAAATGCCTCTTCCTCTTGATCTTCTCCAGCTCCCCCTCCTTCTGTAGTTGAGCCTTCCTCAGTTGGATCACTTGGTCTGTACCAGAACAATGGTTACCAGGCAGAGCTGAGACCGTCAGCAGCCCCCAGGAGGCCTAGCTGCCCAACTGCCCCAGTGTGGGTGCCTGGTAGATCTCAGCATGAATGTGAGTGTGGGTGCAGGGTCAGGGGTGGAAGCTCTAGTACTGTGTGAGGCAGGGCACCCCTCCCGCCAGTGGCACAGTTCATGGAGGCTCCTCTTGAATGCTGtttggacagggtctcattcAGTTATCTCCATGTGGGGACATTGATAAACCAAGGCACAGAATCTGGCCCCTCACATCTCAGCTCCCAGCCCCTGAGCAAGGGAATTCCCCAGGCTGAGTGTGTTCTGCGTTCTGCAGGGTTACTAGGGGCCTTCTCTGGCTGAGGAGTCAGGGCAAGTTCTTTCGCTGTGCCTGGGAAAGGCTGGGAGACAAGAGGAAAAGACAGAACCTGTGTGCTGATGGGCCAGCTGGCAGGCGCGGTGTGTCCAGCGGCCAGCAGAGGTCAGGCTGTAGATGGTGTCATTCTGGTGAAAGGCATTCCTCACACGGGAAAAAACCAGGTTGTTCAGGTCACTAATGGCCTGTATGTAGGACTGAGAATTCCTGAGGGAGAGTATGAAGAAGGGACTGCAGTAGGGGTGGGCCCATTACCCGGAAGTAGAATGGGGTCTGAGAGGAGGCAGCCTCGGATAATGGGGACAAGCAGCCTTGAGGCAATGTTTCTTCTATCTTACAGCCCTATTATCCTTTGGCCTTTATCAGATGGTATGAACATCCAGGGTCCACCTGTGCTAGGAATTAGGCATCTGTTCCTGAGACTTTGTTTGGTCTGGACTGGAATTAGAGTTTGGTCAGGGACTGACTCTTCCTTTGTGTGGCGGTGAGCCTTCACGCTGCCCCACCTGCCCCTCAGGTATGTGCACTCCACTTGATAAGAACAAGGGCCCTGCAGCTGGAGGGTTGTCACTGACCTGTCCACCTGGATGCTGCCCTGATGGCTGAAGGCACACTTCATGATGGTGTCCAGGGTCATCAAGGAGACGTGCTGAAAGACCTCCAGAGGGGAATCCTGGCCAAGGAGCTCTTCCCATTTGTCCTGTGGTGGGAGGGGGCATGGACCTTCTTAATCTCCAAGAAGTGCTTTGCTAATAAGGCCTGGCTTTTTCATGTACCTGCAGATATCCTGTTTTTTCCTGTAGCATGCAGATATCTTGGTTGGGATTCCTCACTTTACAGAGCAGATGCATTGTAGAAACTGAGACTGTAAAGCCAGTGTTGGTAAACTGACGCCTAATTCTCACACACTTTTAATACAACATTCAACAGATCCTCTCACAATAGCATGGATTAAGTATTGAATTTTGAGATTCAGTTAGGACATATGGTTGTGAAAATTGTATTGCTATTGTTGTTCTGGGATAAATAATGGGGGACTCTTCAGTGTTCTGAGAGCTGAGCTAGTTCTGAGGGACTAGTAGGAAAGTTTCAGTGCCAAAGATAGCTTGAGGGGCCGGAATGGGCACTCTGTTGTAGAGAAAACAGGGACTTCAATTCTTTTCCATTCATCAAAATGTGCTGGGCACAGTTGGGTGAGAAATCAGAGTCCTGACTGGAGATGATGCTATCTATGGAAGGTATTGCTCTGAGAACATAGACCTGGTGTTCATTTCCTTCCCAGGGTGGCTTAAATCCATGCAGAAACCCGGGGCCCCAGGCCAGAGCCTGGGTGGGTGACATCTTGGCCTGTCCATGCTGCCACTGAAGCTGCCATTGCCCAGGCCAGCCAGCATAGGAAGTCCTACTGTCCAGCAAGATTGCATACTCCTCCAGTCCCTTGTGCTGAAGGTTCCAAAGTGGGAGGAGAAGGGCCTTGCATTCACCATGAATCTCTATTCCTATGGTGGGGAACAAAGCGTGGATATGACCTGATGCCTGGGTGTTCTCCTACCTTATACAACTCTGGGGAACCCTCTACTCTCACAGCAATGACCTGAGAGTGTTGTTCCAtgtgtctatgtctatgtctgcCTGTGGGACACAGGGTTGAGAGTGGAGTTGGTGAGAGTGTGTGCTGTGAgtgggtgtggggagaggagagagacatgGACTCACCAGCATCACTCGTACAGAGTCTGCCATGAGCCCCACATAGGGCTTCAGGATGTCATAGTGGAAGGCTGGGGTCAGCATCCGTCGATGCTGGAACCATGTCTGCCCATTCAACAGGAGCAAGCCGTACCCTAAGAGAGACatgaatgtgtgtttgtgtgtgtgtgtgtgtgtgtgtgtgtgtcaggggctGCAAGGAGCTAGGGATGACTGGTGACAATTTGGGAGGGAGAAAGGTGGCTTCTCAAGGGGAGAACTATCCAGAAGAAGCCACGTCATGGGCAAATGCAGGAAAAGGAGGTATATTTCAGGCATGTGAATATTCTGATTGAGCTGCTACATGCATGTGATTATGACAGCTGTGAGATAAAAGTTGAAAAGGGTTGTGGGCAGATGTAAAATAAATGTGAGGCCAAGGATGTCTGGAGAGAACTGAGACATGAAATAGAAGAAGCTGAGCCTCAGGAAGGTTTGTACCAGCATTAGGAAGGGGTGAGGGTCTTGTTAGAAGAAGGAAGTGAGGCTTGATTTGGGGATAAGGTCATGATAGTGGTGGCCTCTAATCTGTTGTTctctgtgagccaaataaataacTCAAACCTGACTAGGGAGTGGGCTGCAGTCCTAGTTTGCACACATACCAATCCATGGAGCCAGGAATCTGTAGGAACCATGGGATTTCGGGTCTGAAAGGCAAGAAAGGGCTTTATAGGAAACTAGGAGTTACTAAGAAGGCAGTCTTAGAGGCTGCATCAATTCTTGGTGTCTGTCAGTTGGCAGTTTGACCCATGTCACCTCCCACTTGACTCCCATCCACTTCTATTTCTGTCCTGAAGGTCAGTGTGGGCTCAGGAAGACAGACTCAGTGTTCCAGCAGGAAAACATCCAGAGGGTTAGGAAGGTGAATTGGTGAGAAACATAGGCTAGGTCTTCAATGACAATGAATAACATAGAGCCATGGGTTTTTCTACATTGATGATTTCCTAGTCACCTCCTGACCAAGACAGGCAACAATTAGAGCTTTGAAACCCAGGTCAATGTGGGTATGAAATTTGTTTTACAGATCTGGGACAATTTACATTTCAGAAAACCTCAATTTTCttaatagagaaatagaaaaaagaatagaaaattcagCCCCACATATTGTTTTAAACATTCGGAGTTCAGTAACTATTTTTGACTatagcctgggcatggtgggctTGGTGGATGCGTGGGAGAGGTTTCAGATATTGATGTTTGAACAGCCACTCTCTTCTGGAATTTTACAGACCCAGGAGCATGTGTCAAGAGGGAAGACACATTGCAGTTGGGATGGGGGTTCGATCTCACCTGATCTCCCCAGAATCACCTTCATATAGTCAGGGTCATAGAGCTGGACACGAACTTTGCCTCCCCATAGCCAATGAGGACAGGCACTTGGGAATGTCTCCACCCATTTCTGAATCCGTTGTAGCTCCTGGTCCTGTTGGAGCTGTCAACAAGGGTAGACAGATGAACACTTTCATTTACTTCTAGTCTTTGCAGCAGGAGTGAAGGGCAGGACAACTACAGGAGCCATGTAGCGCAGGTTAGGGATTTAGATCTGTTTCTGATGACCTGAGCTGTGATCCAGATTCTTGCTCTCTCCCCAGGACTTGACCTTAGGCCAAGCGCTATGAGCCCTCGCTCAATGCTGCCAGCAGAAATTTAAGTCAGCCATTGTCTTCATGTTGTGTAACATCTCTGGAAGTCATAAATACAACAATTTCCATGGGCAATGTGTATAACTCATATTAGTTGATAAGTAGATTTGTAAAATCATTTAGTATATctagagaataaaatgaattaatgtaaacattttaaattacacaatGCCTTTATATAATCATACttgttatattttcaatattatcCCAGCATATAcggtaaatatttgttaagataAAATAGCATTTGGGATGTGTATTGGTAAGCAAAAAAAGATTAACTATAAAATTGTGTGCATAATAGTATTCTACATGTTGAATATGTACAGATTTATGGGATGGAGTCTGAGTATATGCATATGGTGCTGGTGTTGGACAATAATTTTGAGATTTGGGtttcttattctcattttcaCTTATCAACGAATTATGAGCTCCCTGCTGCCTGCAGTCATCTTTCTAAACTCTTCGATGTGGATCACAAAGCCCTTGGCTTTCTGGCTTCAACTTCTCTTTTCTTGCCTCCAGCCCTGCTGGCAATTCCACCATCACCCGTTTGTTTCAGCTCCAATGCCGATGCCACCACTGCTGCTGAATCGCACACCAGCTACACCTGCTCACTCTTCTGGGCCCTGGCACTTGCTCTTTTCTCTACCTTGAATGCCCTTCCCCTCTGCCACAGAGCAGCCACCTCTCCTCAGCTTTCAAGACTCAGCTTTGCTTTAATCTCATCTGGAACCCTCAAAGACATTGGGTCCTAGTGATGTTCCATGTAGCCAACTCTTCTTTATTTCAACTGCTTCTAGTAAATCAAAGCAACTGTCTACCACATAGGTATCGAATATCTGCCCATCTCCTTCTGATAATCATATTGTCCAGCTCTGAGGCAGCTTGCCCTACTGTGGGGTAGGCTCCTTCATTCAGCCCATGCTTACTGCACACATACTATGTGCCCAGTGTGGCTCAGGCACTGCGTTAGGATACAGCTGTGGTCCTTATCTGTGTGGAATTTTCAGTCTAGTTGGGGGGTAAGAAAGATTAGAGGCTGTGCAGTAGGGGATAATGGACATGATATGGAATGAAGGACAAGCATCTGGGGAAGCTTTGAAGAGGGACCTAACTCAGAACTGAACATTAGAAAGCTCTTCCTCACTCACTGAGTCATCATTTACTGAGGGACTATTGGGTTACAAACATAAATCAGAGATGGTCTCTCCCAGAAGAATCCCACACTTATGACACTGCAGAACAATAACTGAGTCAAGTTAACACTGCTCTGGCCTCTTGAGAAGGATAGCTCATGGAAAAAAGAGTCAGCCCTTCACTACTGGGAGACCCAGGAGGCCTTCTTGAAGGAGGTAGCTTGGTGCTGGGCCTTGACAGATAGATATGCGTGAGAAGATAATTCCAGGTAGCAAGCATAGTGTGATCAGAGACCTAAAGGTTGAAATGCAGAGGCAGGTAGTGAGGTAGTGAGTAACATATGGTAAAAGAGGAGAATGGGAAAGAAGGCAGAGTGGTATTGGGACCAGTCCATATAGGGTTAGAACTTTGGCAGGTCCCCACATTTGTTCTGCTCTGCTGAGAACTATGTTGCCTCCTTTGCTGAGAAACAATAGGCCTCAGTTCCCTGCAACCCCTATCTCTACTTAAGTGTGTTCAATTCATAGCACCTTGGTGAGTCCCTCTCCATGCAGCCGTTTACCTGCTCTGTTCCTACCCGCCCCCCTCCCCTTGTAGGGATAGCAGTGCACAGGGGATGGGCTGTGTCCCTCCTCAGCCCTCTTGctgctcctttctcttcttcctctgttccTCTACACCTGgtgtgtccaatcttttggctttcctaggccacattggaagaaaaa
Protein-coding regions in this window:
- the CYP4A11 gene encoding cytochrome P450 4A11 isoform 3 (isoform 3 is encoded by transcript variant 10); amino-acid sequence: MSVSVLSPSRLLGDVSGILQAASLLILLLLLIKAVQLYLHRQWLLKALQQFPCPPSHWLFGHIQELQQDQELQRIQKWVETFPSACPHWLWGGKVRVQLYDPDYMKVILGRSDPKSHGSYRFLAPWIGYGLLLLNGQTWFQHRRMLTPAFHYDILKPYVGLMADSVRVMLDKWEELLGQDSPLEVFQHVSLMTLDTIMKCAFSHQGSIQVDRPSDPTEEGSTTEGGGAGEDQEEEAFGFSGYPPLGQRAPGLPRPCWCSGWNCFRNHLDQMPYTTMCIKEALRLYPPVPGIGRELSTPVTFPDGRSLPKGIMVLLSIYGLHHNPKVWPNPEVFDPFRFAPGSAQHSHAFLPFSGGSRNCIGKQFAMNELKVATALTLLRFELLPDPTRIPIPIARLVLKSKNGIHLRLRRLPNPCEDKDQL
- the CYP4A11 gene encoding cytochrome P450 4A11 isoform X2 → MSVSVLSPSRLLGDVSGILQAASLLILLLLLIKAVQLYLHRQWLLKALQQFPCPPSHWLFGHIQELQQDQELQRIQKWVETFPSACPHWLWGGKVRVQLYDPDYMKVILGRSDPKSHGSYRFLAPWIGYGLLLLNGQTWFQHRRMLTPAFHYDILKPYVGLMADSVRVMLDKWEELLGQDSPLEVFQHVSLMTLDTIMKCAFSHQGSIQVDRPSDPTEEGSTTEGGGAGEDQEEEAFGFSGYPPLGQRAPGLPRPCWCSGWNCFRNHLDQMPYTTMCIKEALRLYPPVPGIGRELSTPVTFPDGRSLPKGIMVLLSIYGLHHNPKVWPNPEVFDPFRFAPGSAQHSHAFLPFSGGSR
- the CYP4A11 gene encoding cytochrome P450 4A11 isoform 1 (isoform 1 is encoded by transcript variant 1), encoding MSVSVLSPSRLLGDVSGILQAASLLILLLLLIKAVQLYLHRQWLLKALQQFPCPPSHWLFGHIQELQQDQELQRIQKWVETFPSACPHWLWGGKVRVQLYDPDYMKVILGRSDPKSHGSYRFLAPWIGYGLLLLNGQTWFQHRRMLTPAFHYDILKPYVGLMADSVRVMLDKWEELLGQDSPLEVFQHVSLMTLDTIMKCAFSHQGSIQVDRNSQSYIQAISDLNNLVFSRVRNAFHQNDTIYSLTSAGRWTHRACQLAHQHTDQVIQLRKAQLQKEGELEKIKRKRHLDFLDILLLAKMENGSILSDKDLRAEVDTFMFEGHDTTASGISWILYALATHPKHQERCREEIHSLLGDGASITWNHLDQMPYTTMCIKEALRLYPPVPGIGRELSTPVTFPDGRSLPKGIMVLLSIYGLHHNPKVWPNPEVFDPFRFAPGSAQHSHAFLPFSGGSRNCIGKQFAMNELKVATALTLLRFELLPDPTRIPIPIARLVLKSKNGIHLRLRRLPNPCEDKDQL
- the CYP4A11 gene encoding cytochrome P450 4A11 isoform X1, with product MKVILGRSDPKSHGSYRFLAPWIGYGLLLLNGQTWFQHRRMLTPAFHYDILKPYVGLMADSVRVMLDKWEELLGQDSPLEVFQHVSLMTLDTIMKCAFSHQGSIQVDRNSQSYIQAISDLNNLVFSRVRNAFHQNDTIYSLTSAGRWTHRACQLAHQHTDQVIQLRKAQLQKEGELEKIKRKRHLDFLDILLLAKMENGSILSDKDLRAEVDTFMFEGHDTTASGISWILYALATHPKHQERCREEIHSLLGDGASITWNHLDQMPYTTMCIKEALRLYPPVPGIGRELSTPVTFPDGRSLPKGIMVLLSIYGLHHNPKVWPNPEVFDPFRFAPGSAQHSHAFLPFSGGSRNCIGKQFAMNELKVATALTLLRFELLPDPTRIPIPIARLVLKSKNGIHLRLRRLPNPCEDKDQL
- the CYP4A11 gene encoding cytochrome P450 4A11 isoform 2 (isoform 2 is encoded by transcript variant 2) codes for the protein MSVSVLSPSRLLGDVSGILQAASLLILLLLLIKAVQLYLHRQWLLKALQQFPCPPSHWLFGHIQELQQDQELQRIQKWVETFPSACPHWLWGGKVRVQLYDPDYMKVILGRSDPKSHGSYRFLAPWIGYGLLLLNGQTWFQHRRMLTPAFHYDILKPYVGLMADSVRVMLDKWEELLGQDSPLEVFQHVSLMTLDTIMKCAFSHQGSIQVDSLTSAGRWTHRACQLAHQHTDQVIQLRKAQLQKEGELEKIKRKRHLDFLDILLLAKMENGSILSDKDLRAEVDTFMFEGHDTTASGISWILYALATHPKHQERCREEIHSLLGDGASITWNHLDQMPYTTMCIKEALRLYPPVPGIGRELSTPVTFPDGRSLPKGIMVLLSIYGLHHNPKVWPNPEVFDPFRFAPGSAQHSHAFLPFSGGSRNCIGKQFAMNELKVATALTLLRFELLPDPTRIPIPIARLVLKSKNGIHLRLRRLPNPCEDKDQL